In one window of Henckelia pumila isolate YLH828 chromosome 1, ASM3356847v2, whole genome shotgun sequence DNA:
- the LOC140861543 gene encoding uncharacterized protein, whose translation MAEEENNRTLMDLHRPLVGGYGSSIVRPAVQANTFELKPAIIQMIQMQVRFGGTPSEDPNAHLEQFLSICDTFKVNGVTADAVRLRLFPFSLQGEAIEWLRDLPEGSITTWDGLVEVFMHKYFPPTKVTQLRNAIMSFKQKDGESLNAAWSRFKKMLRVCPVHDLSIGQQVETFYYGVDSSVRSMLDAAANGSLYRKTPAAALEIISNMAESNVSWQDSRREKKVGFLEMDALTAITAKLDGLTVNQVMGSTEAVEGSASGIPYMPDSFFEGPPVFEGDSVNYVGNQGRQQFNPYSFSYNPGWRSHPNFGWKQAENSVEPLHFNPPQQPAQHRPPQQAVL comes from the exons ATGGCTGAGGAAGAGAACAACCGCACTCTGATGGACCTTCATCGACCGTTAGTTGGAGGATATGGATCCAGCATTGTTCGCCCTGCAGTTCAGGCGAATACTTTTGAACTTAAACCAGCCATCATCCAGATGATTCAAATGCAAGTCAGATTTGGAGGCACGCCTTCTGAGGATCCGAATGCTCATCTGGAGCAATTCTTGTCAATCTGTGACACCTTCAAAGTTAATGGAGTGACTGCTGATGCTGTTCGATTGAGGCTCTTTCCGTTTTCTCTACAAGGAGAAGCGATAGAATGGCTGCGAGACTTGCCAGAGGGATCAATTACTACTTGGGATGGTTTGGTtgaagttttcatgcataagtATTTTCCACCCACCAAAGTTACACAGCTTCGGAATGCAATTATGTCGTTTAAGCAGAAAGATGGAGAATCACTGAATGCCGCATGGTCGagatttaaaaagatgttgagaGTATGTCCAGTACACGATCTCTCCATAGGCCAACAAGTAGAGACTTTCTACTACGGGGTTGATTCATCTGTGCGTTCCATGCTTGATGCAGCTGCCAATGGCAGCCTATATAGAAAAACTCCTGCAGCAGCACTTGAAATCATTTCgaatatggctgaaagcaatGTTAGTTGGCAAGACAGCAGGAGGGAAAAGAAAGTTGGATTTTTGGAGATGGATGCTCTGACAGCAATTACAGCAAAACTTGATGGACtgact GTGAATCAAGTCATGGGAAGCACTGAGGCAGTTGAAGGATCAGCGAGTGGCATTCCATACATGCCAGATTCATTTTTTGAAGGACCGCCAGTTTTTGAAGGTGATTCAGTGAATTATGTGGGGAACCAAGGGCGACAGCAGTTTAATCCATACAGTTTCTCATATAATCCGGGTTGGAGAAGCCACCCAAATTTTGGATGGAAACAGGCTGAAAATTCTGTTGAGCCTTTACATTTTAATCCACCGCAGCAACCTGCACAACACAGGCCTCCTCAGCAAGCAgttctgtag